In the Caldisalinibacter kiritimatiensis genome, one interval contains:
- the hpt gene encoding hypoxanthine phosphoribosyltransferase codes for MEQNIKQVLITEEELQNKIKELGEQITEDYKGKDLILICVLKGAVMFMADLAKNIDLPLTMDFMAVSSYGSSTESSGVVKIIKDLDTSIEGKEVLIVEDIIDTGLTLSYLLENLKSRGPKSVKICTLLDKPERRKADIKYDYKGFTVPDEFVVGYGLDFDEKYRNLPYICVLKEEVYSK; via the coding sequence ATGGAACAAAATATTAAACAAGTCTTAATTACAGAGGAGGAACTACAAAATAAAATAAAAGAATTAGGAGAGCAAATAACAGAAGATTATAAAGGAAAAGATTTAATTTTAATATGCGTTTTAAAAGGAGCAGTAATGTTCATGGCTGATTTAGCAAAAAACATAGATTTACCACTAACAATGGACTTTATGGCGGTATCAAGTTATGGAAGCTCTACAGAATCATCGGGAGTAGTTAAGATAATTAAAGACTTAGATACAAGTATAGAAGGTAAAGAGGTTTTAATAGTCGAAGATATAATAGATACAGGATTAACTTTAAGCTATCTATTAGAAAATCTTAAATCTAGAGGACCAAAAAGTGTTAAGATTTGTACATTATTAGATAAACCAGAGAGACGTAAAGCTGATATAAAATATGATTACAAAGGTTTTACAGTACCAGATGAGTTTGTAGTTGGATATGGACTAGATTTTGATGAAAAATATAGAAACTTACCATACATCTGTGTATTAAAAGAAGAAGTGTATAGTAAATAG